A single genomic interval of Oxobacter pfennigii harbors:
- a CDS encoding ATP synthase subunit C, with translation MYIILLLMIFIVLATISTGIVIRFKEERPIKAKGKTLIKANLSLFIPILAAAVIFLIPEAAHAAEGEAASPSGLGFIAAALSTGLATIGTGYAVGSVGSSALGAVSEDPKILGKTLIFVGLAEGIAIYGLIVSIMILGRL, from the coding sequence ATGTATATTATTTTGTTATTAATGATTTTTATCGTTTTGGCCACTATAAGCACAGGAATCGTCATAAGGTTTAAAGAAGAAAGACCTATAAAAGCCAAGGGAAAGACTTTAATTAAGGCAAATTTATCTCTCTTCATACCCATACTGGCAGCAGCCGTTATATTCTTAATTCCTGAAGCAGCCCACGCCGCCGAAGGTGAAGCGGCAAGCCCCTCGGGTTTAGGCTTTATTGCAGCCGCATTATCCACCGGTCTTGCAACCATAGGCACAGGCTATGCGGTAGGTTCCGTTGGCTCCTCTGCTTTAGGTGCCGTGTCGGAAGATCCTAAAATATTGGGTAAAACTCTTATATTTGTAGGTCTTGCGGAAGGTATAGCCATATACGGACTTATAGTTTCCATCATGATACTCGGGAGATTATGA